One Streptomyces sp. V4I8 genomic window carries:
- a CDS encoding DUF2516 family protein codes for MQGFAGFMWLLSMALILFSGFALIDAAIRREDAYRAADKQTKPFWMIVLGLAFVVNLIFNILSFLPIIGLIATIVYMVDVRPAIKGLPGGGRSRKGSSSDGPYGPWNGGR; via the coding sequence ATGCAGGGCTTCGCGGGGTTCATGTGGCTGCTGAGCATGGCCCTGATCCTTTTCAGCGGCTTCGCGCTGATCGACGCGGCGATCCGCCGTGAGGACGCCTACCGCGCGGCCGACAAGCAGACCAAGCCGTTCTGGATGATCGTCCTCGGGCTCGCCTTCGTGGTGAACCTGATCTTCAACATCCTGTCGTTCCTGCCGATCATCGGCCTCATCGCGACGATCGTCTACATGGTCGACGTACGCCCCGCGATCAAAGGCCTGCCGGGCGGCGGCCGCAGCAGAAAGGGGTCCAGCAGCGACGGCCCTTACGGGCCCTGGAACGGCGGCCGCTGA
- a CDS encoding helix-turn-helix domain-containing protein, which produces MASLNVGNLGEYLREQRRTAQLSLRQLADAAGVSNPYLSQIERGLRKPSAEVLQQVAKALRISAETLYVRAGILDAERDRDEVETRAVIIADPTLNERQKQVLLQIYESFRKENGFGISPEADEAAEALRRAAEAVSAGHDTVDTERSDGAADAYDSDTAVRPGRTPRADGTDGTADDGRKPAARRTRKTSSTRNTRSTRTTRTSDGSDADPENPTDPQQSAG; this is translated from the coding sequence ATGGCATCGCTCAACGTCGGCAATCTCGGTGAGTATCTGCGCGAACAGCGGCGCACCGCGCAGCTGTCGCTGCGGCAACTCGCCGATGCCGCCGGGGTGTCCAATCCGTATCTGAGCCAAATCGAGCGCGGGCTGCGCAAGCCGAGCGCGGAGGTGCTGCAGCAGGTCGCCAAGGCGCTGCGGATCTCCGCCGAGACGCTGTATGTGCGGGCCGGCATCCTCGACGCCGAGCGGGACCGGGACGAGGTGGAGACGCGCGCCGTCATAATCGCCGATCCCACGCTGAACGAGCGGCAGAAGCAGGTGCTGCTCCAGATCTACGAATCCTTCCGCAAGGAGAACGGGTTCGGGATATCCCCGGAGGCGGACGAGGCTGCCGAGGCACTGCGGCGGGCAGCCGAGGCCGTCTCGGCGGGCCACGACACGGTGGACACCGAGCGGAGCGACGGCGCGGCGGACGCGTACGACAGCGACACCGCCGTACGCCCCGGCCGTACGCCCCGCGCGGACGGTACGGACGGCACGGCCGACGACGGCCGCAAGCCCGCCGCGCGCCGTACGCGCAAGACCAGCAGCACCCGCAACACTCGCAGCACCCGCACCACCCGTACGTCCGACGGCAGTGACGCCGACCCGGAGAACCCGACCGACCCGCAGCAGTCGGCCGGCTGA
- a CDS encoding helix-turn-helix domain-containing protein translates to MAGRREVPVDPAAGPVQRFAFELRKLRAEADGITYRSLARRAGYSVTTLSQAAAGEQLPTLPVALAYAEACGGDLAEWEARWQEALAESAGDGSGDDDGSVAPYRGLARFETGDSALFFGREQLTADLVDLLRRRRFAAVFGPSGSGKSSLLRAGLIPVLRRGHALGQAQAHGQGQGQGQAQAHGQGQGQAPVRAQAHGQGQGQAPVRAQAHGQGQGQAQVRAQAHGQGQGQAQVRAQAHGQGQGQAPVRARAHGHAQGQAQAQDPDPDPLSSRPAAIAAIRILTPGEHPARTHAPLLTPAAPGGGGVGPGGGAGGDTLVIVDQFEEVFTLCHDAAERARFIDLLLAAREPESRLRVLLAVRGDFYGRCAEHRDLADGLRDANLLAGAMSPAELRDAVVKPATAAGLAVERALTARLVEAVADAPGGLPLLSHALLETWRLRRGKTLTMAGYEAAGRLDGAIAKTAERVYGRFTEGQAAAARRVLLRLIAPGDGTPDTRRSVERAELPGTGPEETAQVLEALARARLLTLDGDTVELAHEALITAWPRLRGWIEEDRERLRVHRNLTEAARAWQELGREQGALYRGSRLVAAREHFGGAAREDLTDVERAFLDAGRADERKGRRRYRLVLTAVTAALCLALVAAGLAVRQWHSAVSAQHLAQSRQLAAQSGALRDSDPDLAALLAVHAYRTSPTREATAALYAAAALPLRKRLVGGTQPVTSLALSPDGHTVAGHSADGTVRIRSLPVGELRRTFTTGRDTSGEVMAFSPDGHTLAVASAGGTGVRLGLWDPVTGRKLRTFAVPDGAVRGLDFSPDGRTVAASSPAAVRVWDVATGRERHSFTGHPDPEAVAFGPDGRTVAAVSRDGRVRVWDVATGRTRTARDSRIEGDSVVFSPDGRTYAAVRPDGSVQLREVATGIVRRTIRDGAGGLHEVAFAPDGRTLAIPGPGDTVRLWDTASGTARATVTAGHHGRGAMSVALGPDGRTLVTSSNLDPALRVHRLPSDRPRTTLRGDAGTAVAGMAFSPDGRTVGTVRHGRPPGRGSVQLWDAGTGDREATLPLDTDPALQGEQLPLPVVRLGAVGFGPTGRALAAREAENGVTRVIEVRDVATGRLRQSRSSRTVDEAAFSPDGTRLALIGREGAVRIWHLATGALHTVHTSHDRPVRAMAFTPDGRTLAVVSVGADDERVTLLDAATGRTQHTIEPGARAPLSLVFSPDGHTLATTSGRSVKTWDARTGQLQDSFSAPGEVGPSAFSPDGRTLATGTAGGVRLWDLAAGRTRTTLPVRSPAALAFSPDGRTLAVGAGSSVGLWDVDLPDPARAIRTVCAAVGTALTPRERSRYLPDQSAETGCRPSAR, encoded by the coding sequence GTGGCGGGGCGTCGTGAGGTGCCGGTGGATCCGGCGGCGGGTCCGGTGCAGCGGTTCGCGTTCGAGTTGCGCAAGCTGAGGGCGGAGGCGGACGGGATCACCTACCGTTCGCTGGCCCGGCGGGCGGGCTACTCGGTGACCACGCTGTCGCAGGCGGCGGCCGGTGAGCAGTTGCCGACGCTGCCGGTGGCCCTGGCCTACGCGGAGGCGTGCGGTGGGGACCTGGCGGAATGGGAGGCCCGGTGGCAGGAGGCGCTGGCGGAGTCCGCCGGTGACGGCTCTGGGGACGACGACGGATCAGTCGCGCCGTACCGCGGGCTGGCGCGGTTCGAGACCGGTGACAGCGCCCTGTTCTTCGGCCGGGAACAGCTCACCGCCGACCTGGTCGACCTGCTCCGCCGCCGACGCTTCGCGGCGGTCTTCGGCCCCTCCGGCAGCGGCAAGTCCTCCCTGCTGCGGGCCGGCCTGATACCCGTCCTCCGGCGAGGGCACGCCCTGGGGCAGGCTCAGGCGCACGGGCAGGGGCAGGGGCAGGGCCAGGCTCAGGCGCACGGGCAGGGGCAGGGCCAGGCTCCGGTCCGGGCTCAGGCGCACGGGCAGGGGCAGGGCCAGGCTCCGGTCCGGGCTCAGGCGCACGGGCAGGGGCAGGGCCAGGCTCAGGTCCGGGCTCAGGCGCACGGGCAGGGGCAGGGCCAGGCTCAGGTCCGGGCTCAGGCGCACGGGCAGGGGCAGGGCCAGGCTCCGGTCCGGGCTCGGGCGCACGGGCACGCCCAGGGCCAGGCGCAGGCGCAGGATCCGGATCCGGATCCGCTGAGCAGCCGTCCTGCCGCAATCGCCGCGATCCGGATCCTGACCCCGGGGGAACACCCCGCCCGCACCCACGCCCCCCTCCTCACCCCCGCGGCACCCGGGGGCGGCGGCGTTGGGCCGGGCGGCGGTGCCGGAGGGGACACCCTCGTGATCGTCGACCAGTTCGAGGAGGTCTTCACCCTCTGCCACGACGCCGCCGAGCGGGCCCGCTTCATCGACCTGCTGCTGGCCGCCCGGGAGCCCGAGAGCCGCTTACGGGTGCTGTTGGCGGTGCGCGGCGACTTCTACGGCCGCTGCGCCGAGCACCGCGACCTGGCCGACGGACTGCGCGACGCCAACCTGCTGGCCGGCGCGATGAGCCCGGCGGAACTGCGGGACGCCGTCGTCAAGCCGGCCACGGCCGCCGGACTGGCCGTGGAACGCGCCCTCACCGCCCGGCTGGTCGAGGCGGTCGCCGATGCGCCGGGCGGGCTGCCGCTGTTGTCCCACGCGTTGCTGGAGACCTGGCGCCTGCGCCGCGGCAAGACCCTGACCATGGCGGGCTACGAGGCGGCCGGCCGCCTGGACGGCGCGATCGCCAAGACCGCCGAGAGGGTCTACGGCCGCTTCACCGAAGGCCAGGCCGCCGCCGCCCGCCGGGTGCTGCTGCGCCTGATCGCCCCCGGTGACGGCACCCCCGACACCCGCCGTTCCGTCGAGCGCGCGGAACTGCCCGGCACCGGCCCGGAGGAGACCGCCCAGGTGCTGGAGGCACTCGCCCGAGCACGGCTGCTCACCCTGGACGGCGACACGGTCGAGCTGGCCCACGAGGCCCTGATCACGGCCTGGCCCCGGCTGCGCGGGTGGATCGAGGAGGACCGTGAACGCCTGCGTGTGCACCGGAACCTGACCGAAGCGGCCCGTGCCTGGCAGGAACTGGGCCGGGAACAGGGCGCCTTGTACCGGGGAAGCCGGCTCGTCGCCGCCCGGGAACACTTCGGCGGCGCGGCGCGCGAGGACCTGACCGACGTGGAGCGCGCCTTCCTCGACGCCGGCCGCGCGGACGAGCGGAAGGGCCGCCGCCGGTACCGGCTGGTGCTCACCGCGGTCACCGCCGCCCTGTGCCTTGCCCTTGTCGCCGCCGGTCTCGCCGTACGGCAGTGGCACAGCGCGGTCAGCGCCCAGCACCTTGCCCAGTCACGCCAACTGGCCGCCCAGTCCGGTGCGTTGCGGGACTCCGACCCCGACCTCGCCGCACTGCTCGCCGTCCACGCCTACCGCACCAGCCCGACCCGCGAGGCCACCGCCGCCCTGTACGCCGCCGCCGCGCTACCGCTGCGCAAGCGCCTGGTCGGCGGCACCCAACCCGTGACGTCCCTCGCCCTCAGCCCGGACGGACACACCGTCGCCGGCCACAGCGCGGACGGCACCGTGCGGATCCGGAGCCTGCCGGTCGGTGAGCTCCGACGTACGTTCACCACCGGCCGCGACACCAGCGGCGAAGTCATGGCGTTCAGCCCCGACGGCCACACCCTAGCTGTCGCTTCCGCCGGTGGTACGGGCGTGCGGCTGGGCCTGTGGGATCCGGTCACCGGCAGGAAACTCAGAACCTTCGCCGTCCCCGACGGTGCGGTGCGCGGGCTGGACTTCAGCCCTGACGGTCGTACCGTGGCGGCCTCCTCCCCGGCGGCCGTACGGGTGTGGGACGTGGCCACCGGCCGCGAGCGGCACAGCTTCACCGGCCACCCCGATCCGGAGGCCGTCGCCTTCGGCCCTGACGGACGTACCGTCGCCGCGGTGAGCCGCGACGGACGGGTGCGCGTGTGGGACGTGGCCACCGGCCGCACCCGGACCGCCCGCGACAGCCGAATCGAGGGCGATTCGGTGGTCTTCAGCCCTGACGGCCGGACATACGCGGCTGTCCGCCCCGATGGTTCGGTGCAACTGCGGGAGGTGGCCACCGGCATCGTCCGACGCACCATCAGGGACGGCGCCGGTGGGTTGCACGAGGTGGCCTTCGCCCCGGACGGGCGGACCCTCGCCATTCCGGGCCCCGGGGACACCGTGCGCCTGTGGGACACCGCCTCCGGCACAGCGCGGGCCACCGTGACCGCCGGTCATCACGGACGAGGCGCCATGTCAGTGGCCCTCGGCCCGGACGGCCGCACCCTCGTCACCAGCAGCAACCTGGATCCCGCCCTCCGCGTCCACCGCCTGCCCTCCGATCGGCCGCGCACCACTCTGCGGGGCGATGCGGGCACGGCCGTCGCCGGCATGGCCTTCAGCCCGGACGGACGAACGGTGGGCACGGTCCGCCATGGGCGGCCGCCCGGCCGTGGGTCGGTACAGCTCTGGGACGCCGGTACCGGCGATCGCGAAGCCACACTGCCGCTCGACACCGACCCGGCACTCCAGGGAGAGCAACTGCCGCTCCCGGTTGTCCGCCTCGGGGCCGTGGGGTTCGGCCCGACCGGGCGCGCTCTGGCCGCGAGGGAAGCCGAGAACGGGGTGACCAGGGTGATCGAGGTCCGGGATGTCGCCACAGGCCGCCTGCGCCAGAGCCGCTCCTCTCGCACCGTCGACGAGGCGGCCTTCAGCCCCGACGGGACGCGGCTCGCCCTCATCGGCCGGGAGGGGGCGGTGCGGATCTGGCACCTTGCCACCGGCGCACTGCACACCGTCCACACCAGCCACGACCGACCCGTAAGGGCAATGGCGTTCACCCCGGACGGCCGCACACTCGCCGTCGTGAGCGTCGGGGCCGACGACGAACGCGTCACCCTCCTCGACGCCGCAACCGGCCGCACACAGCACACCATCGAGCCGGGCGCCCGGGCCCCGCTGTCCCTCGTCTTCAGCCCGGACGGGCACACCCTGGCCACCACGAGCGGCAGATCCGTGAAGACGTGGGACGCGCGCACCGGTCAGCTCCAGGACAGCTTCAGTGCCCCCGGCGAAGTCGGGCCCTCGGCTTTCAGCCCCGACGGACGCACCCTGGCCACCGGCACCGCCGGCGGAGTCCGGCTGTGGGACCTCGCCGCCGGCCGGACCCGGACCACCCTGCCGGTCCGCTCGCCCGCCGCACTGGCGTTCAGCCCGGACGGCCGCACCCTGGCCGTCGGCGCTGGCAGCTCCGTCGGTCTGTGGGACGTCGACCTGCCCGACCCGGCCCGCGCGATCCGCACCGTCTGCGCGGCCGTCGGCACCGCCCTCACCCCGCGGGAACGGTCCCGCTACCTGCCCGACCAGTCCGCCGAGACCGGCTGTCGGCCGTCCGCGCGGTAG
- a CDS encoding acyltransferase family protein produces MESPPLVPAARLGRLDALRGVAALVVVFDHSSYTFLADFRRELMPQFNTSRYGIMVFFLVSGYIIPASLERRGCVRTFWIGRIFRVYPLWAAVVTVFLTLQLLGIAEVRDFGGQSAATVAVAHATLLQELLGTPNLLLVLWTLSYEMSFYLLVVALFTVRLHQRSAAVAVLLAVLAALSVTAGAVLPVSALSGTVGTGPLIVSASIAIGVAICCASARSPVLRVFGGVLGGVQALALVLFNGTVPLWEGLVILAVMFLGTALYRAENGQSTWRCAAGTAVVVVVCAVGCAYRYGDGDHFTRRGWIVAFLLAVLTFGAGLAARRRRIPRLLTGLGTISYSVYLVHPVLLAVIDGTIGRRRQDDLVLEVAFFAVLLPLCVLTHRSIEAPGQTWGRGLAHRMWPPLRPPALPNRQTNSSSRHGPPHDRG; encoded by the coding sequence ATGGAATCCCCACCCCTCGTCCCCGCCGCACGGCTGGGCCGGCTGGACGCGTTACGCGGCGTCGCCGCACTCGTCGTGGTGTTCGACCACTCGTCGTACACCTTCCTGGCGGACTTCCGGCGGGAGTTGATGCCGCAGTTCAACACCAGCCGCTACGGCATCATGGTGTTCTTCCTGGTGAGCGGCTACATCATCCCCGCGTCGCTGGAGCGCCGGGGCTGCGTCCGGACGTTCTGGATCGGACGGATCTTCCGGGTGTACCCGCTGTGGGCGGCTGTCGTCACGGTGTTCCTCACCCTCCAACTCCTGGGCATCGCGGAGGTGCGTGACTTCGGTGGGCAGAGCGCCGCCACCGTGGCTGTCGCCCACGCCACCCTGCTCCAGGAGTTGCTGGGGACCCCCAATCTCCTTCTCGTGCTGTGGACGCTCTCGTACGAGATGTCCTTCTACCTGCTGGTCGTCGCTCTCTTCACGGTCCGCCTGCACCAGCGGTCCGCGGCGGTCGCCGTCCTCCTGGCCGTGCTCGCCGCGCTGAGCGTGACGGCGGGGGCCGTGCTGCCGGTGTCCGCCCTGTCCGGCACGGTCGGCACCGGTCCGCTGATCGTGTCCGCCTCGATCGCCATCGGGGTCGCCATCTGCTGTGCGAGCGCCAGGTCACCGGTGCTCCGGGTGTTCGGGGGCGTTTTGGGCGGGGTGCAGGCGCTCGCCCTGGTCCTGTTCAACGGCACGGTCCCGCTGTGGGAGGGCTTGGTGATCCTCGCCGTGATGTTCCTCGGCACCGCCCTCTACCGTGCCGAGAACGGTCAGAGCACGTGGCGGTGCGCGGCGGGCACCGCCGTCGTGGTGGTCGTCTGTGCCGTGGGGTGTGCGTACCGGTACGGCGACGGTGACCACTTCACCCGGCGCGGCTGGATCGTCGCCTTCCTGCTGGCTGTCCTCACCTTCGGCGCCGGACTGGCGGCGCGCCGCCGGCGCATACCGCGGCTGCTGACCGGCCTGGGCACGATCAGCTACTCGGTCTATCTGGTGCATCCGGTACTGCTGGCGGTGATCGACGGCACGATCGGCCGACGGCGCCAGGACGATCTCGTGCTCGAAGTGGCCTTCTTCGCCGTGCTGCTGCCCCTGTGCGTGCTGACCCACCGCTCCATCGAGGCGCCTGGCCAGACCTGGGGCCGCGGGCTGGCACATCGCATGTGGCCACCGTTACGACCGCCCGCCTTGCCGAATCGGCAAACGAACTCGTCCTCCCGGCACGGCCCTCCGCATGATCGGGGTTGA
- a CDS encoding alpha/beta fold hydrolase, whose amino-acid sequence MSQSQHAAEITHRLVSSPAGRIHLAEQGSGPLVLLVHGFPESWYSWRHQLPVLAAAGYRAVAIDVRGYGRSSKPAATDAYRMLDLVEDNVAVVHALGEESAVVVGHDWGAPIAANSALLRPEVFRAVGLLSVPYTPRGGPRPGDVFARMGGDQEFYVSYFQEPGRAESEIEPDVRGWLAGFYAALSADTMPPPGTPDPHFVSGAGTLRDRFPVGRLPVWLGERDLDVYAGEFERTGMTGALNRYRNMDRDWEDLAAYDGAPVTQSSLFIGGSLDASTTWLADAIKAYPVTLPGLVSSHLLDGCGHWIQQERPTEVNALLTDWLATLPA is encoded by the coding sequence ATGTCGCAGTCACAGCACGCGGCGGAGATCACACATCGGCTGGTCTCCTCACCGGCAGGCCGAATTCACCTCGCGGAGCAGGGATCCGGGCCACTGGTGCTGCTCGTCCACGGCTTCCCGGAGTCCTGGTACTCCTGGCGCCACCAGCTGCCGGTACTCGCGGCGGCGGGATACCGCGCGGTCGCCATCGACGTCCGCGGCTACGGCCGCTCCTCCAAGCCGGCCGCGACGGACGCGTACCGGATGCTCGACCTGGTGGAGGACAACGTCGCGGTGGTGCACGCCCTGGGCGAGGAGTCGGCCGTGGTCGTCGGCCACGACTGGGGCGCGCCGATCGCCGCGAACTCCGCCCTGCTCAGGCCGGAGGTCTTCCGGGCCGTGGGACTGCTGAGCGTCCCCTACACCCCGCGCGGCGGGCCCCGTCCCGGCGACGTCTTCGCCCGGATGGGCGGGGACCAGGAGTTCTACGTCTCGTACTTTCAGGAGCCGGGCCGCGCCGAGTCCGAGATCGAACCCGATGTACGCGGCTGGCTCGCGGGCTTCTACGCGGCCCTGTCCGCCGACACCATGCCCCCACCCGGCACTCCCGATCCGCACTTCGTCAGCGGGGCCGGGACGCTGCGGGACCGGTTCCCCGTCGGCCGCCTGCCCGTGTGGCTCGGCGAGCGGGACCTCGACGTCTACGCCGGGGAGTTCGAACGGACCGGCATGACGGGAGCCCTCAACCGCTACCGGAACATGGACCGGGACTGGGAGGACCTCGCCGCGTACGACGGTGCTCCCGTCACCCAGTCGTCCCTGTTCATCGGCGGCAGCCTGGACGCGTCCACGACCTGGCTGGCCGACGCGATCAAGGCGTACCCGGTCACACTCCCGGGCCTGGTCTCCTCCCACCTCCTCGACGGCTGCGGCCACTGGATCCAGCAAGAACGCCCCACCGAAGTCAACGCCCTCCTCACCGACTGGCTGGCCACCCTGCCTGCCTGA
- a CDS encoding winged helix-turn-helix transcriptional regulator, whose protein sequence is MSQRRHDPNVCGVTAALVVIDGKWKTSLLWLLESGPLRPAELRRRLPGLSEKVLTQALREMETDGLVHREVYDELPLKTVYSLTDFGRDLAEALGPLSDWGHRRLERLTGAQPVS, encoded by the coding sequence ATGTCGCAACGGCGCCATGATCCGAATGTCTGTGGGGTGACCGCGGCGCTCGTCGTCATCGACGGCAAGTGGAAGACGTCACTGCTCTGGCTGCTGGAGTCCGGCCCGCTCCGCCCGGCGGAACTGCGCCGCCGGCTGCCGGGCCTCAGCGAGAAGGTGCTGACCCAGGCGCTGCGGGAGATGGAGACGGACGGTCTGGTGCACCGTGAGGTGTACGACGAGCTGCCGTTGAAGACCGTCTATTCGCTGACCGACTTCGGCCGCGACCTGGCCGAGGCGCTCGGCCCGCTCTCCGACTGGGGCCATCGCCGCCTGGAGCGACTGACCGGGGCCCAGCCGGTCTCCTGA
- a CDS encoding NAD(P)-dependent oxidoreductase has protein sequence MPTHDHESAVTVIGLGPMGRALAGAFLDAGLRVTVWNRTPGRDRELVDRGVTSAASPAEAVAASPLTVVCVVNYDAADAVLRQDAVTDALKGRTVVNLTADTPARARDAADWAEAHGIRYLDGAIMTPTTAIGRPEGVFIYSGSAELYGEHRPVLDALGGTHTHLGEDIGRAAGYDIALLDIFWTAMSGYAHALAIARAEGITARELLPFAQGIGAILPPLFEEFAGDADDATYSGELNPITSGASSMAHIIEASESHGIDAGVMRAAEGQARRVIGLGHGTDGVTRVTEVLSRHLR, from the coding sequence ATGCCCACCCACGACCACGAGTCCGCCGTCACGGTCATCGGTCTCGGCCCGATGGGCCGTGCGCTGGCCGGTGCGTTCCTGGACGCGGGCCTGCGCGTCACGGTCTGGAACCGCACGCCGGGGCGGGACCGCGAGCTCGTCGACCGCGGTGTCACATCGGCCGCGTCCCCGGCCGAGGCGGTCGCCGCCAGTCCGCTGACCGTCGTCTGCGTGGTGAACTACGACGCCGCCGACGCCGTCCTGCGCCAGGACGCCGTCACCGACGCGCTCAAGGGCCGTACGGTCGTCAACCTGACCGCCGACACCCCGGCCCGCGCCCGGGACGCGGCCGACTGGGCCGAGGCGCACGGCATCCGCTATCTGGACGGCGCGATCATGACGCCGACCACGGCCATCGGCAGGCCGGAGGGGGTGTTCATCTACAGCGGCTCCGCCGAGCTCTACGGCGAGCACCGACCGGTCCTCGACGCACTGGGCGGCACCCACACCCACCTCGGCGAGGACATCGGCCGGGCCGCCGGCTACGACATCGCCCTGCTCGACATCTTCTGGACGGCCATGTCGGGCTACGCACACGCCCTGGCCATCGCGCGGGCCGAGGGCATTACCGCACGGGAACTGCTCCCCTTCGCGCAGGGCATCGGAGCGATCCTGCCGCCGCTCTTCGAGGAGTTCGCCGGCGACGCCGACGACGCCACCTACTCCGGCGAACTCAATCCGATCACCTCCGGCGCCTCCTCCATGGCCCACATCATCGAGGCCTCCGAGTCCCACGGCATCGACGCGGGCGTGATGCGCGCCGCCGAGGGACAGGCCCGCCGGGTCATCGGGCTGGGCCACGGCACGGACGGGGTCACCCGGGTGACCGAGGTGCTGAGCCGCCACCTGCGGTGA
- a CDS encoding HAD domain-containing protein produces MLVFLDVDGTLIPFGADRPYPVYEAAQPLPGTAAHPLLSRVDPALGARLAGLAALGCELVWATTWRDDANVCLAPWLGLPPLPLVEWPDEDDEPRLGPRGPHGKTRPLVAWAAGRPFVWIDDEISEADRAWVAGHHPSPALLLRVDHRYGLTERDFALLREWITAGGGSAPRSPG; encoded by the coding sequence ATGCTCGTCTTCCTCGACGTCGACGGGACGCTGATCCCTTTCGGGGCGGACCGCCCGTACCCGGTGTACGAGGCGGCCCAACCGCTCCCCGGGACGGCCGCCCACCCCCTGCTCTCCCGCGTCGACCCCGCCCTCGGTGCCCGCCTGGCCGGGCTGGCCGCGCTCGGCTGTGAGCTGGTGTGGGCCACGACCTGGCGGGACGACGCGAACGTCTGCCTCGCGCCCTGGCTCGGGCTGCCCCCGCTGCCGTTGGTGGAGTGGCCGGACGAGGACGACGAACCCCGGCTCGGGCCGCGCGGTCCGCACGGGAAGACGCGGCCCCTGGTGGCATGGGCCGCCGGGCGCCCCTTCGTCTGGATCGACGACGAGATCAGCGAGGCCGACCGGGCCTGGGTGGCCGGTCACCACCCCTCGCCCGCCCTCCTCCTCCGCGTCGACCACCGCTACGGCCTGACCGAGCGGGACTTCGCCCTTCTGAGGGAGTGGATCACCGCAGGTGGCGGCTCAGCACCTCGGTCACCCGGGTGA
- a CDS encoding RraA family protein, with translation MTTATQFQEIPTTTLADLLGRAQVMGVGIRPLWGPVPRVAGPAYTVSCPPGDNLMLHAAIHRAPAGSVVVVESGDLDHALAGGNVCAVAQRRGIAAFVADGVIRDLAEVREARFPVFARGVIPIPGTKAAVRPLNERVSCGGVAVDAGDIVVADEEGVVVVPAARREETLAAARARLAKEAAESLDEWETAHRARIDKILAEGGFEGGSEGGFEG, from the coding sequence ATGACCACCGCCACGCAATTCCAGGAGATCCCCACGACGACGCTCGCCGACCTGCTGGGCCGAGCACAGGTGATGGGCGTCGGTATCCGCCCGCTGTGGGGTCCCGTCCCGCGCGTCGCCGGCCCGGCGTACACGGTGTCGTGCCCGCCCGGCGACAACCTGATGCTGCACGCGGCCATCCACCGGGCGCCGGCCGGCTCGGTCGTGGTCGTGGAGTCGGGAGATCTCGACCACGCCCTGGCCGGCGGCAACGTCTGTGCCGTCGCCCAGCGCCGCGGAATCGCCGCGTTCGTCGCCGACGGGGTGATCCGCGACCTGGCGGAGGTGCGCGAGGCGCGCTTCCCGGTCTTCGCGCGGGGCGTCATCCCGATCCCGGGCACCAAGGCGGCCGTACGACCGCTGAACGAGCGGGTCAGCTGCGGGGGTGTGGCGGTCGACGCCGGGGACATCGTGGTGGCCGACGAGGAGGGCGTCGTGGTCGTACCCGCGGCCCGCCGGGAGGAGACCCTGGCGGCGGCCCGGGCCAGACTGGCCAAGGAGGCGGCCGAGTCCCTCGACGAGTGGGAGACGGCACATCGGGCGCGTATCGACAAGATCCTGGCCGAGGGCGGGTTCGAGGGCGGGTCTGAGGGCGGGTTCGAGGGCTGA
- a CDS encoding nitroreductase/quinone reductase family protein, which translates to MPHDFNQQVIAEFRANNGRVGGYFEGARLLLLTTTGARTGRPHTTPVGYLPDGGDRVLVIASAAGAPKHPAWFHNLLANPRVTIESGAFTYEARAEVLQGEERDRAFARAVEADPGWAAYQQKTQRVIPVVALHEIAQDGPPNINASSMGEAIKVVHDAFRRELALIREEMTVGNGTTLGAQLRVNCLTFCAGLHNHHTGEDLGMFPVLADRHPEFAPALARLGAEHERIAGLVEDLRRVVSDEDVDPAAARAEVERLTAALEAHLTYEEEQLVPLLDAA; encoded by the coding sequence ATGCCCCACGATTTCAATCAGCAGGTCATAGCGGAGTTCCGCGCCAACAACGGCCGCGTCGGCGGCTACTTCGAAGGCGCCCGGCTCCTTCTGCTCACCACCACCGGCGCCCGCACCGGCCGCCCGCACACCACCCCCGTCGGCTACCTCCCCGACGGCGGCGACCGCGTCCTGGTCATCGCCTCGGCCGCGGGCGCCCCCAAGCATCCGGCGTGGTTCCACAACCTCCTCGCGAACCCCCGGGTCACCATCGAGAGCGGCGCGTTCACCTATGAGGCGCGGGCCGAAGTACTCCAGGGCGAGGAGCGCGACCGGGCGTTCGCACGGGCCGTGGAGGCGGATCCGGGCTGGGCGGCGTACCAGCAGAAGACGCAGCGGGTGATCCCCGTGGTCGCCCTGCACGAGATCGCCCAGGACGGTCCCCCGAACATCAACGCCTCCTCCATGGGCGAGGCCATCAAGGTCGTCCACGACGCCTTCCGCCGCGAACTCGCCCTGATCCGGGAGGAGATGACCGTGGGCAACGGTACGACCCTCGGCGCCCAGCTCCGCGTCAACTGCCTGACCTTCTGCGCGGGCCTGCACAACCACCACACCGGCGAGGACCTCGGCATGTTCCCCGTCCTGGCCGACCGCCACCCCGAGTTCGCGCCCGCGCTGGCCCGGCTGGGCGCCGAGCACGAGCGGATCGCCGGGCTCGTCGAGGACCTGCGCCGCGTCGTGTCCGACGAGGACGTGGACCCGGCCGCCGCCCGCGCCGAGGTGGAGCGCCTCACGGCCGCGCTGGAGGCGCATCTGACCTACGAGGAGGAGCAGTTGGTCCCGCTCCTCGACGCGGCGTAA